The sequence below is a genomic window from Serratia nevei.
CATCGAACCGCCGGTGGCCAGCATCGGGTCGACGACCAGCGCCATGCGTTCTTCGATGTTGGAAACCAGCTTCTGGAAGTACGGCACCGGCTCCAGGGTTTCTTCGTCGCGGTAAACGCCCACCACGCTGATGCGCGCGCTCGGCACGTGCTCCAGCACCCCTTCCATCATGCCCAGGCCTGCGCGCAGGATCGGCACTACGGTAATCTTTTTCCCTTTGATCTGATCCACTTCAACTGGCCCGCACCAGCCTTCGATGGTGACTTTTTCCGTCTCCAGATCGGCGGTCGCTTCATAGGTCAGTAAACTACCCACTTCTGAGGCCAGCTCACGGAAGCGTTTGGTGCTGATGTCATTTTCGCGCATCAGGCCAAGCTTGTGTTTTACCAGCGGGTGTTTCACCTCAACGATCTTCATCATTTTTCTCCTATTAAGGTGGTTGCGGCCAAAAAAATCGCGGGATTATACCTCCTTTTTTTCGCCGCGCCACCCACAATAGCCCGATCGGGATCAACAAAAGTTTGAATATCAGTATAGATGACGAAAAAGCGGAGCCGGTTCACAAGCCGCTCGCAAACGTTTGCCTGCGCTGTTAGAATTGCCGCGCCTTATTCCGGAATCAACATCGGAAGCACAGTTTTCAAACCGCAAACCGTCGTGGGGAATCGCGCAGTGACCGACAAAACCTCTCTCAGCTATAAAGACGCAGGTGTCGATATCGATGCAGGCAACGCATTGGTAGACCGCATCAAAGGTGTAGTTAAACAGACCCGTCGCCCGGAAGTGATGGGCGGTCTGGGCGGGTTTGGCGCCCTTTGTGCGTTGCCGCAGAAATACCGCGAGCCGGTGCTGGTTTCCGGTACCGACGGCGTGGGCACCAAGCTGCGTCTGGCGATGGATCTGAAACGCCACGACACCATCGGCATCGATCTGGTGGCGATGTGCGTCAACGATCTGGTGGTTCAGGGCGCCGAGCCGCTGTTCTTCCTCGACTACTACGCGACCGGCAAGCTGGATGTGGACACCGCGGCCAGCGTGATCACCGGCATCGCCGAAGGCTGCAAACAGTCCGGCTGTGCGCTGGTGGGCGGCGAAACCGCTGAAATGCCGGGCATGTACCACGGCGAAGATTACGACGTGGCCGGTTTCTGCGTCGGCGTGGTCGAAAAATCCGAGATCATCGACGGCAGCAAAGTGCAGTCCGGCGACGCGCTGATCGCCCTGGGCGCTTCCGGCCCGCACTCCAACGGCTACTCGCTGGTGCGCAAAATCCTGGAAGTGAGCAACACCGATCCGACCGCCACCCAGCTGGAAGGCAAACCGCTGGCCGACCACCTGCTGGCGCCGACCAAGATTTACGTGAAGTCCGTGCTGGAGCTGATCGAGAAGGCGGACGTCCACGCCATCGCTCACCTCACCGGCGGCGGCTTCTGGGAAAACATTCCACGCGTGCTGCCGGAAGGCATGCAGGCGGTGATCGACGAAGCCAGCTGGCAGTGGCCAGCGGTGTTCACCTGGCTGCAGCAGGCCGGTAACGTCAGCCGTCATGAAATGTACCGCACCTTCAACTGCGGCGTAGGCATGGTCATCGCCCTGCCGGAAGCCGAAGTGGAAGCGGCCATCGCGCTGCTGACCGCGGCAGGTGAAAAAGCGTGGAAAATCGGTAAACTGACCGCCTCTTCCGACGAACAACAAGTGGTCATCAACTGATGAAAAAGATCGTGGTGTTGGTCTCCGGCCAGGGGAGCAATCTCCAGGCGCTGATTGACGCCTGCCAGCAGGGCCGCATCGCCGCCGAGATCGTGGCGGTGTTCAGCAACAAGGCGCTGGCTTATGGCCTGCAGCGCGCCGAGGCGGCGGGCATCGCCGCTCAGGCGCTGGATGCCAAGGCTTACGCCGATCGCGCGGCGTTCGACGCCGCGTTGGCGGACGCTATCGACCAGTACCAGCCCGATCTGGTGGTGCTGGCCGGCTACATGCGCATCCTCAGCCCGCAGTTCGTGCAGCGTTATGCCGGCCGCCTGCTGAACATCCACCCTTCCCTGCTGCCGAAATACCCGGGGCTGCATACTCACCGTCAGGCCATCGACAACGGCGACAGCGAACACGGCACCTCGGTGCACTTCGTGACCGAACAGCTCGACGGCGGCCCGGTGATTTTGCAGGCCAAGGTGCCGATTTTCGCTGACGACGAGGAGGATGACGTGGTTGAACGGGTGCAAACCCAGGAACACACGATCTATCCGCTGGTGGTGAGCTGGTTCGTCGATGGCCGCCTGGCAATGCGCGATGGCGCCGCCTGGCTGGACGGCGAACGCCTGCCTGAGCAGGGTCACGCCGCCGACTGAGGCGCGCAGCCTGAACCTTGCCTAAACGGTGCCCATGCGGCGCCGTTTTTTTTCGCCTTCATCCATTCTGTGAAGTTATACTTTGCACAATTTCACGGCACAGAGGAGCCCACATGTCCAGCACTGCCAGCGTCAGGTTACGCCCATTGGAACGGGACGATCTGTCGTTCGTCCACCAGATGGACAACAACGCCAGCGTCATGCGCTATTGGTTTGAAGAACCCTACGAAGCCTTTGTCGAGCTTTCCGATCTCTACGATAAACACATCCACGATCAGAGCGAGCGCCGCTTTATCATCGAGCACGAAGGCGCCAAGGTCGGCCTGGTGGAGCTGGTGGAGATCGATCACATCCACCGCCGCGCAGAGTTCCAGATCATCATCGATCCCGCCCACCAGGGCAAAGGCTACGCCAGCACCGCCGCCCGCTTGGCGATGGACTATGGCTTCTCGGTGCTGAACCTGTACAAGCTGTACCTGATCGTCGACAAGGAGAACCCGAAAGCGATCCACATCTACAGCAAGCTGGGATTCAACGTGGAAGGCGAGCTGATCGACGAGTTCTTCGTCAACGGCGAATACCGCACCGTGCTGCGCATGTGCATCTTCCAGCCGCAATATCTGGCGAAGTTCAAAACGCCCAATGATAAGCCGCTGGTGAAGTGACGCTTAGCAAGAAAAAGAGAAAACCCGCGAAAGCGGGTTTTTTATTGGAAAATAAGCGACTAGTATTAATGGATGCTATTTTATCGTCAGGAAATAGCCTGATGAATGCGGAAATAAATAATATTCAGACGAGATAATTAATCGAACAATAATTAATAGTGATAGTAAGAGTTACCCTCTGCCTCTACAAAGGAAAAATGCCATGACAACCGTCTCAAACCTGCTGCTTTTTATCGGCCTGGCGATGCTCGCCATCGCCGCCGGTCTGAATACCTATAGCGGCTACGCGCCTGCAGATCCCAATAGCACCCCGCTATTTTCCCCGCTCTGGTGGACGCGCTGGTTCCCGCTCTATGCCTCGGGGGCCGCGTTGCTGTTGGTGGGGGTGGTGTTGCGAATTTCGGCCAGAACACACTGAAGGCCACGGGCACAGTTTTCTTTTCATACGGTTTCTTGCGTTGTTATCCAACAAGTATTGTATCTACGCCGTGTCCGCACGGCCTGAAAGGCTCCCTCTTACGCCGCTGAGCCGCAAAGCTTGATGACAACGCTCGAAAGGTACCCCTGTCAGGGGAGTATATAATGGGCTCGGCATACCAACATTATCTCACTTATTATTCTTCAGGAATTTAATTTTAAATTAAGAAATCGAACACCAAAATAAAAATATAGAACCGACATCAAGCAAGAAACAAAATAGAGTTTACAAAGTCAGCTTATCAAATTAATGTAATGATTGATTGCATTGAGTTATATATTCATGAAATGAATAAAAATAAATCAAATATAAATACCAGATAATATCAGGATATCCCCTCATGCCCGAACGTGATATAGAACTATTTATTCGTGACTATGTTAATGATATTAAAAGCGGCAGCGCTGCGCTCTTTGCCGGCGCTGGGCTGTCCATACCCGCCGGCTTCGTCAGCTGGAAAGAGCTCATAAGCGATATCGCTTATGAACTGGGGTTGGACATAGAAAAAGAGAGCGACCTTATTTCTCTGGCACAATATCATCTCAATGAAAAAGGCAACCGGCATAAGATAAATCAAAAAATAATTACAGAATTCGCTGAGCAAGCGGAAGAAACAGAAAACCATCGAATCATTGCCAGATTGCCGATAGCGTCACTTTGGACTACCAACTACGACGATCTGATTGAAAAAACCTATGCCCGTTATAATCGCGTCTGCGACGTCAAAACCACGCCGGAAAGCCTGACTAATAACATTCATAAACGTGATGTGGTTTTATATAAAATGCATGGTGACTATAAAACCCCCAACCAAGCGGTTATCACCCGAGAGCAATACGAAACCTATTCCCGCTCACACCAGCCTTTTGTCAATATGCTGATGGCGGAGCTGACTGCCAAAACCTTCCTGTTTATCGGTTTCAGTTTCGAAGACCCTAACCTGCAATATGTATTGAGTCGGCTCTATGCGCAGTACGGCGAAGGGAAAAGAAACCACTACTGCATCATGCGGCGCGTCCAGCTTGGCGACAGCGGCAGCGAAGAGCAGGCGTCTTGCGATTACAACAGCCGCAAACAAGGCTTGATGATCAACGATCTTCGCCGCTACGGCATTCAAACGCTGTTGGTAAACGACTATCGCGAAATCACCGACCTGCTGTATGCCATCGAAACGCAGTTCAAGAAAAGCACGGTGTTTATCTCCGGCAGCGCCGACAACTACCAGCCCTATTCCCGTGAAGAATCCATCCAGTTCATACATCGTCTGGCGCGCCAGCTTATCCGCAAACAGTACCGCATCGTCAATGGCTTTGGCTGGGGTATAGGCACGGCGGTGATCAACGGCGCATTGGAAGCCATTTACGACAGCCAAGGAAAAATCAGCGAAAGCCAGCTGGTGCTGCGTCCTTTCCCCCAATTCGCCAGCGGCAGCATAACGCTGCCGGAGCTTTGGCACGAATACCGTCAGAACATGATTTCGCTCAGCGGCATCGCGATCTTTTTGTTCGGCAACAAACGTAACGCCGAGGACAAATACGTGCTGGCCGACGGTTTATTGAAAGAGTTCCAAATCGCCACGGAACAAGGCTGCGTCTGCATTCCTATCGGTTGTACCGGCAGCGCATCCGCCGAGATCTACAGAAAAATCAAGGAGGAGATGAAAGAAACCCTCTACCACCGCAACCCCACCGCCATGAATCTGCTGGATCAGCTTAACGAACCGGGCAGCCTGGCGGAGAAGAAAAAATGCCTGTTGGCACTTATCGATATCATTACTAAGGATAACCCCCGATGACCAGAAAATGTTTTTACAGTTTCCATTATGAGCCGGACAACTGGCGCGCTTCTCAGATACGTGAAATGGGCACGCTGGAAGGTAATCGGCCGGCCACGGATAATGATTGGGAGGAAGTTAAAAAGGGCGGTAACGACGCCATCGCTGATTGGATCAAAGGCCAGTTGGACAATCGCAGCTGCGCCGTAATTCTCGCCGGTAAAGATACCGCCAATCGTAAGTGGATCAACTTCGAAATCTGCGAGGCCTGGAAGAAAGGCATGGGCGTGCTGGTGATATATATCCATAACCTGAAAGACAGCGCCGGCGAAAAAACCCAAAAAGGCAACAACCCGTTGGATCACATCAAGCTGGGTGACGCAAAGCTTTCCACAATCGCCAAAGCCTATGATCCGCCTTATTCAACCAGCACCAATGTCTATAACCACATCAAAGAAAACCTGGCTGAGTGGGTAGAAGAAGCGATCCGCATTCGCAAAAACTACTGACACATGGGCAATTACAATGAATACAGGGGCATATATGCCCCTTTTTTAGGATATCATATATTCACAGCCGCCTTACGCCCTCCCAATCGCCGCAACAGCCAACTACGCAGCGGTTTTTCGCACACATCGCTTTCACTCAGCGGAATAAAGGCTGAATCCACATGTTCTTTCACCGCTTGCTCCTGCTGATGCCGGCAACGCGCCTGATATTCCTCTTCCTGTTGGCACAGATTCGGTTGCCATATCAACCAGAAAGCTTTGGCGCCGTTAAGCGAAACCCATTCGTCGATCGACCAGGCCACAACAAAAATCGCCATGGCGAGATAGGTTAAGAGGAAAAAGAAAAACCAGAACGTGTTGCCGGCGCTGGGTGCACTCATGCCTAAAGGCGGCACGGTAACAAAGAAACCATAAGCGATGGCAGCTAAACTCAGTATCAGGAATCCCAGCAGTCCCCGGCGCTGACGCTTCCACCGTTCGGCACTGAAAGAGAAAACACCGTTTTTCACTACACAGAGCAAAACATGACGTAAAAAGCTGTTAAGAATGGGGCTGGTTAACGGCAAAGGCGCCTTACCCAGATACTCCGTGAGTTGATGCGCGATCCAGACCGGCAGGCGAATGCCGATGCTTTCATACAGCGCCTTGATTTGCAATTGCGTGATGCCTTCCTGCGGCTTGGCTCGCAATCTCTCAATATGTGCCAACACGGAGATCCGTTTATCTGCACTGACAGCATCAAATCGGTGATTACGTCGGTTGTCTTGCCCCTTTGACCAGCGCGAGAACCACCATTTTATTACCGATATCAATACCGGCAATAATAAAGTCATCAGAGGAATAATAATTTCTTTAATATAATTATCGTCAATATTCATGCGTAACACCCTTATATTAACAGTATTATAAAATCGTTATCAGCCTGATATTTATGGTTGAATGCAAATGGTATTGCTCTGCAACGTAATAACGTTACTCAGGCAATCAGTAAACGTTCGGCTATTCTCATTTATATAGCATTAATCGGCATGAAATCGATAAAAGATATTGGTTGTCGATACCATTTTTGATTTTTCACTTCACAATATGACGGAAGCCTGAGACTTCCGTTACTTTCTCCTCACCCATACCGCCCGGTAATATAATCCTCGGTGCGCCGCTGGCGCGGCGAGGTGAAGATGGCGTCGGTGTCGTTATACTCCACCAGCCGGCCCTGATGAATAAAGGCGGTGTAGTCGGAGACTCGCGCCGCCTGCTGCATGTTGTGCGTCACCAGCACCACGCTGTAACGCTGTTTCAGCGCGGAAATCAGCTCTTCGATGGTCAGCGTGGAGATCGGATCCAGCGCCGAGGTCGGCTCGTCGAGCAGCAATACCTCCGGCTCGATGGCGATGGCGCGCGCGATCACCAGGCGCTGCTGCTGGCCGCTGGACAAGCGGAACGCATTTTCACGCAGCCGATCCTTCACCTCATGCCACAGCGCGGCGGCGCGCAGCGAACGCTCCACCGCCTCATCCAGCAAGCGCCGGTCGCGCACGCCCTGCAGCCGGAGGCCGTACACCACGTTTTCATAGATCGATTTCGGGAACGGGTTCGGCCGCTGGAACACCATGCCCACCCGCCGCCGCAGCGCCGCCACGTCGATCTGTGCCCCGGAGATCGCCGCGCCGTTCAGCTGCAGCTCGCCCTCGATGCGGCAGTTGTCCACCAGATCGTTCATGCGGTTGAAACAGCGCAGCAGCGTCGATTTACCGCAGCCCGAGGGACCGATCAGGGCCGTCACCCGGTGCTTCGGGATACGCAGCGAAATATCGTGCAGCACCTGTTTATCGCCATAAAACAGGTTCAGGCCGTTGACCGCCAGCGCGGTCTGTTCATCGTCGAGATGCTGGACATCCAGCCGGGGCAAACTGCCTGGCGTCATCAAACCCATTACGCACTCCCCAAAAATAGCGTCATTGTTACTGCGACCATGCTCGGTACCGCTCCCTCAACGAATGGCGGATACCCATCGCCGCCAGATTCAAACTCACCACGATCGTCACCAGCAGGAAGGCGGTGGCGAACACCAGCGGCCGCGCCGCCTCTACGCTCGGGCTCTGGAATGCCATATCGTAGATCTGGAAGCTCAAATGCATAAACTTCCGCTCCAGGTGCAGATACGGGAAAATCTCGTCCACCGGCAGCACCGGCACCGATTTCACTACCCCCACCAGCATCAGCGGCGCGGTCTCCCCGGCGGCGCGCGCCACCGCCAGAATCAGGCCGGTCATCATCGCCGGCGCCGCCATCGGCAGCACGATGCGCCACAGCGTCTCGGCCCGGCTGGCACCCAGCGCCATCGAGCCCTGCCGCAGCGAGGTGGGAATGCGCGACAGCCCTTCCTCGGTGGCGACTATCACCACCGGCAGCGTCAGCAGCGCCAGCGTCAGCGCCGCCCACAGCACGCCGGGCGTGCCGAAGGTCGGGTTGGGCAAGGATTCAGGATAGAACAGCTGGTCGAGCGTGCCGCCTATCATATAAACGAAAAAGCCGAGGCCGAAGACGCCATAGACGATCGAGGGCACGCCGGCCAGGTTGACCACCGCAATGCGGATCACCCGCGTCAGCAGATTGTTGCCGGCATACTCGTGCAGATATACCGCCGCGATCACGCCAAACGGCATCACTACGATCGACATCAGGATCACCATCAACACCGTGCCAAAAATGGCCGGGAACACCCCGCCTTCGGTGTTCGCCTCACGCGGGCTGTCGGTGAGGAACTTCTTCACCTGCTCGCCCCAGTGCGCCAGCTTCTCGGTGGTGTTCATGGCGTTCGGGTACCAGGCATCGCGCACCTGGCTGAGCGGAATGGTCAACGTCTGGCCGTGCATGTCGCGCAGCAGCAGCGCATCGCGCTGGCGATCGCGGTTCAGCCCCGTCAGGCGTTCGGACAGCAGCTGGTATTGCCGCTGTAACTCCAGCCGCTCGGCCTTGATGGCGTCCTGCGCACGGGCGTCCAGCTTATCGTCGCGCTGCAGGCGCTTTTCCCGCAGCCGCAGCGCGTCAAACTGCTGATTGATGCGCGCCATATCGCGGAATTGAATATCGTGCGCCTGACGCGAGAGCGCGGCGATTTGCGGCAGCCGCTGCTGCAACGCCTGCCCCAGATTGCGGCCGGTCAGCGGTTGCCCATCCTCCAGCAGCCCCGCCAGATAGCCGTAGGCGGTACCGTGGCTGTCGCGCTCCAGTACCAGCAGGCCGCGCGGCGTGCTTTGGCTGCGGATGTCGCTGGCCAGCAGCGTGCGAAAATCCTGCCCCTCGCGCTCGCGGTTACCGACCTTGATCAGATAGCGTTCGACGTTTTGCGCCTCGCCCGGCGGCGTCACGCCCGCTTCCGTCAGCTGGCGGCGCGAAATGCTTTGCTGCTGATACAGCTCGCCGATCACCGTCACCGGCCCGGCGCCGTTCTGATTCAGCTCAAACTGATAAACCGGGCTCGGCCAGAAATAACGCATCCCTTGCCCAGCCAGCAGCAACAGAATGCCGATCAGCGCCAACAGGCTGACGGCCACCGAACCGGCGGTCAGCCAAATCCACGGCGAGCCGCTCTTCACCCAGTTCTTCATGGTGCCTCCTGATTCGGCGTGTAGCGCTTGCGCAGCCGCAGGCGCACCGCCTCCGCCAGCGTGTTGAACACGAAGGTGAAGACAAACAGCACCAGCGCGGTCAGGAACAGCACGCGGTAATGGCTACTGCCGGAGACCGCCTCCGGCATCTCGATGGCGATGTTGGCCGCCAGCGCCCGCAGCCCCTGGAACAGGCTGCCGTCGATAATCGGCGTATTGCCGGTGGCCATCAGCACGATCATGGTTTCCCCCACCGCGCGGCCAAAGCCGATCATCAGCGCGGAGAAAATGCCGGCGCTGGCGGAAGGCAGCACCACCTTGATCACCGTCTGCCATTGGGTGGCGCCCAGCGCCAAAGAGCCCTGGCTCAGGGTGGCCGGCACGCTGAACAACGCGTCCTCCGCCAGCGAGAAGATGATCGGCACCAGCGCGAAGCCCATCGCCACGCCCACCACCAGCGCATTGCGCTGGTCGTAATTATCCCCCAGCCAGAAATGCAGCGGCTCACCGAACAGCGCCACCTCCAGCCGCGGCCCCAGGCTGAGCGCCAGCCACACCGTCAACGCCAGCAGCGGCAACAGCAACAGCAGATCGACACCCGGCCGGCAACGCGGCATAAAGCGATGGGTCAACGCGCCGCACAGCAGTACCGCCGCCGCCAGCAGCAGCGGCAACGCCAGCACCGCCAACAGATACTGCTCGATGATCGGCGCCAGCCAAATGCCGGCCACCAGCCCGATCACCACCGTCGGCAGCGCGCCCATCACTTCGATAGCCGGTTTGATCACCCGCCGCAGCCCCGGCGTCATAAAGTAAGCGGTATAGATGGCGCCGGCCAGCGCCAGGGGAATAGCGAACAGCATCGCGTAAGCCGCCGCCTTGAAGGTGCCGAAGATCACCGGCATCAGGCTGAATTTGGGTTGGTAACTGTCT
It includes:
- the pstA gene encoding phosphate ABC transporter permease PstA, with the translated sequence MKNWVKSGSPWIWLTAGSVAVSLLALIGILLLLAGQGMRYFWPSPVYQFELNQNGAGPVTVIGELYQQQSISRRQLTEAGVTPPGEAQNVERYLIKVGNREREGQDFRTLLASDIRSQSTPRGLLVLERDSHGTAYGYLAGLLEDGQPLTGRNLGQALQQRLPQIAALSRQAHDIQFRDMARINQQFDALRLREKRLQRDDKLDARAQDAIKAERLELQRQYQLLSERLTGLNRDRQRDALLLRDMHGQTLTIPLSQVRDAWYPNAMNTTEKLAHWGEQVKKFLTDSPREANTEGGVFPAIFGTVLMVILMSIVVMPFGVIAAVYLHEYAGNNLLTRVIRIAVVNLAGVPSIVYGVFGLGFFVYMIGGTLDQLFYPESLPNPTFGTPGVLWAALTLALLTLPVVIVATEEGLSRIPTSLRQGSMALGASRAETLWRIVLPMAAPAMMTGLILAVARAAGETAPLMLVGVVKSVPVLPVDEIFPYLHLERKFMHLSFQIYDMAFQSPSVEAARPLVFATAFLLVTIVVSLNLAAMGIRHSLRERYRAWSQ
- a CDS encoding SIR2 family protein is translated as MPERDIELFIRDYVNDIKSGSAALFAGAGLSIPAGFVSWKELISDIAYELGLDIEKESDLISLAQYHLNEKGNRHKINQKIITEFAEQAEETENHRIIARLPIASLWTTNYDDLIEKTYARYNRVCDVKTTPESLTNNIHKRDVVLYKMHGDYKTPNQAVITREQYETYSRSHQPFVNMLMAELTAKTFLFIGFSFEDPNLQYVLSRLYAQYGEGKRNHYCIMRRVQLGDSGSEEQASCDYNSRKQGLMINDLRRYGIQTLLVNDYREITDLLYAIETQFKKSTVFISGSADNYQPYSREESIQFIHRLARQLIRKQYRIVNGFGWGIGTAVINGALEAIYDSQGKISESQLVLRPFPQFASGSITLPELWHEYRQNMISLSGIAIFLFGNKRNAEDKYVLADGLLKEFQIATEQGCVCIPIGCTGSASAEIYRKIKEEMKETLYHRNPTAMNLLDQLNEPGSLAEKKKCLLALIDIITKDNPR
- a CDS encoding TIR domain-containing protein; the protein is MTRKCFYSFHYEPDNWRASQIREMGTLEGNRPATDNDWEEVKKGGNDAIADWIKGQLDNRSCAVILAGKDTANRKWINFEICEAWKKGMGVLVIYIHNLKDSAGEKTQKGNNPLDHIKLGDAKLSTIAKAYDPPYSTSTNVYNHIKENLAEWVEEAIRIRKNY
- the pstB gene encoding phosphate ABC transporter ATP-binding protein PstB — protein: MGLMTPGSLPRLDVQHLDDEQTALAVNGLNLFYGDKQVLHDISLRIPKHRVTALIGPSGCGKSTLLRCFNRMNDLVDNCRIEGELQLNGAAISGAQIDVAALRRRVGMVFQRPNPFPKSIYENVVYGLRLQGVRDRRLLDEAVERSLRAAALWHEVKDRLRENAFRLSSGQQQRLVIARAIAIEPEVLLLDEPTSALDPISTLTIEELISALKQRYSVVLVTHNMQQAARVSDYTAFIHQGRLVEYNDTDAIFTSPRQRRTEDYITGRYG
- the upp gene encoding uracil phosphoribosyltransferase, translating into MKIVEVKHPLVKHKLGLMRENDISTKRFRELASEVGSLLTYEATADLETEKVTIEGWCGPVEVDQIKGKKITVVPILRAGLGMMEGVLEHVPSARISVVGVYRDEETLEPVPYFQKLVSNIEERMALVVDPMLATGGSMIATIDLLKKAGCHSIKVLVLVAAPEGIAALEKAHPDVELYTASIDQCLNDKGYIVPGLGDAGDKIFGTK
- the purM gene encoding phosphoribosylformylglycinamidine cyclo-ligase encodes the protein MTDKTSLSYKDAGVDIDAGNALVDRIKGVVKQTRRPEVMGGLGGFGALCALPQKYREPVLVSGTDGVGTKLRLAMDLKRHDTIGIDLVAMCVNDLVVQGAEPLFFLDYYATGKLDVDTAASVITGIAEGCKQSGCALVGGETAEMPGMYHGEDYDVAGFCVGVVEKSEIIDGSKVQSGDALIALGASGPHSNGYSLVRKILEVSNTDPTATQLEGKPLADHLLAPTKIYVKSVLELIEKADVHAIAHLTGGGFWENIPRVLPEGMQAVIDEASWQWPAVFTWLQQAGNVSRHEMYRTFNCGVGMVIALPEAEVEAAIALLTAAGEKAWKIGKLTASSDEQQVVIN
- the speG gene encoding spermidine N1-acetyltransferase, whose product is MSSTASVRLRPLERDDLSFVHQMDNNASVMRYWFEEPYEAFVELSDLYDKHIHDQSERRFIIEHEGAKVGLVELVEIDHIHRRAEFQIIIDPAHQGKGYASTAARLAMDYGFSVLNLYKLYLIVDKENPKAIHIYSKLGFNVEGELIDEFFVNGEYRTVLRMCIFQPQYLAKFKTPNDKPLVK
- the purN gene encoding phosphoribosylglycinamide formyltransferase, whose protein sequence is MKKIVVLVSGQGSNLQALIDACQQGRIAAEIVAVFSNKALAYGLQRAEAAGIAAQALDAKAYADRAAFDAALADAIDQYQPDLVVLAGYMRILSPQFVQRYAGRLLNIHPSLLPKYPGLHTHRQAIDNGDSEHGTSVHFVTEQLDGGPVILQAKVPIFADDEEDDVVERVQTQEHTIYPLVVSWFVDGRLAMRDGAAWLDGERLPEQGHAAD